One Candidatus Polarisedimenticolia bacterium genomic window, AAGGGGGACTCGCTCATGGGAGGGGGGGACACCGAGCTCTTCAAGCGGGCCCATGCCCGCGGCCACCGGCTCCTCTACCTGCCGAGCCTGGTGGTGCGGCACCTGGTGCCCGCCTCCCGCCTGACGCGCCCCTTTTTCCGGGAGCGGCTCTTCTACTCGGGCTATACCCGCGCCGCTCTCGGCTCGGAACGGACGACAGGCATCGCCCTCCGCTGCCTGCTGTTCATCGTAGCGAGTCCTCTCTGCGCCCTGAGCGCCGCGGCGCTGGCCGCGGTCGGCCTGCCGAGAGCAGGATTCGCGCAGGAGCGCCGCATGCTGCTGGGAATCGGCTATCTCTACTACTGGATGATGAGGGCGGCAGGAAGGGTCTCGCGACCCCGGACGGAAGCATGGATTTGACGACGTCAATCGGACACGCTCTATCGGAGAGAAGGACATGATCAGGAAGGTGTTGCTACTGAATGGACCGGACGACCGGGTCAATTCGGTGATGATTCGGAGCGGGGACCGGTGGCCCCACCGTCTGCCGCGCAAGATCACCAAGCAGGTGCCGCACGCCTACCCCTTCTGGCTTGCCCAGTGCGGGGCCGTGCTCAAGCAGCGGGGCTACCAGGTCCGCTACGTCGATTCGATCGCCGAGGACCTCGGCATCGACGGCACGGTGGCCCTCTTCCTCGAGGAGCATCCGGACCTGGTGGTGGTCGCCACCTCCACCCCCACGATTCACACCGACCTCCTGATGGCGCGGCTGGCCAAGGAGAAGGCGGGGGCGACGACGGTCCTCGTCGACACGCACGTGACCGTGTTCCACCGGGAGCTCGTGTCCGAGCCGTTCGTCGACGCCGCCGTGCGGGGCGAATTCGAGACGGCGATTCCCGATCTGGCCGACGCCCTGAACCAGGGCGCGGACCTCTCGTCCGTCCCGGGCGTCACCTGGAAGCGCGGGGACGAGGTGATCGTCAACCCGGATCGCCCGCTGCTCTGGGATCTGGACGAGCTGCCGTGGCCGGATCGCGACCTGGTCCCCGGAGACCAGTACATCGTGGGGCTCCGGACCCAGGATCCCTGCTTCATGGTGATGGCCAGCCGGGGCTGTCCGTTCCGCTGCACCTTCTGTCTCTGGGTTCCGGTGATGTTCAACAACAAGGTCCGGTTCCGAGACGTGGACAAGGTGGTGGATGAAATCATCCACCTGCAACAGAGATACGGGGCGCGGGAGGTGTTCTTCCACGACGACACCGTCAACATCACGGTCCGCCGGGTGGAGGAGCTCTGCAACGAGATCCTTCGACGCGGGGTGAAGATCGGCTGGATTGCGAATTTCCGCGGCGACCAGACCACTCCCGAGCTGTTCCGGCTGATGAAGAAGGCGGGCTGCACCAAGATCCTGCTCGGTGTGGAGAGCGGCTCCCAGAAGCTCCTGGACGAGACCATCGACAAGGAGATCACGCTGAAGGAAGTGGAAGACACGATCCGCTGGGCCAAGGAGGCGGGGGTCCGGGTGCACTGCACCTATTCCCTGGGCGCTCCGGGGGAGACCCGGGAGACGCTCAGAGAGACGCTGGAGTTCATCAAGAAGACCGAGCCGGACGACATCCAGGTCAGCCTGATGACTCCCATCCCGGGGACCCCCTTCTACGAAAAGGTGAAGCACGAGGTCTCCGACTGGCACGACTTCGACGGTGTCTCCGGGCGCTCCTGGTGCGATCTCTCGACCGCGGAGCTCAAGAACGCGATGAACCGGATCTACATCGAGCACTACCTGACGCCGCGCCGCATCCTGAAGCGGGTCTCCAGGATCCGCAACATCTACGACATCAAGGAGAACTGGAGGCAGTTCAAGGCGTTCCTGAGCCGGTATGCCGCGACCGGGTTCCCGCGGCCGATCGGGACCCGATTCGAGGAGCAGGAGCAGGCGTGAAGATCGCGGTCCTCTGCGGACGATATCCCTATTCCGGCGCGGGCGTCATCGCGCGCGAGTCGGCCGAGGGACTTGCCCTCCGTCACGAGGTGAGCTTCATCCACGGCGGCACGTCGGACTCCGATCGCCAGGAGGGGGCGCTCCGGGTGATCTCCCTGGCGCTGCCTGAGGCGGAGGAACAGGGGGCGTCGCACCTCTACTGGAGCCCCGCCATCGTGCGAAGGCTGCGGCAGACGCTGCGCTCGCTGAATCCCGACCTGGTCCATTTTCACATCGTCCAAAGGCGGAGCTTCTCCCTGGCGTCGCTCCTCATGTCCAGGCGCCGCCGGTCGTTCTGGACGATTCACGATCAGTGGCCGCTCTGCGTGCGCTCGGTGCCGCAGCCCCCGTCGTGCGAGGGCATGAAGAGGTTCTGCCTCTTCTGCACGGCGTGGCCGGGGCTCTCCGTCGCCAACAAGATCCTCAAGGAGGCGGTCTTCGCCGCCTCTCCGCTCGAGGTCGTGGTTCCCTCGCGCTGGCTCGGCGACCTGTTGCGCTACTCCTTCCTGGGAAGAAAGCCGGTGCACCTCGTCTACAACGGCATCGACCTGGATCGGTTCAGCCCGGGCGAGGCGGGGGAGCGAAGCAGTCTGCCGGGGGGCCCGGCGACCATCCTCTTTATTGCCGGTCCCAACAACCCGACGAAAGGGATGGCCGATCTCCGGCCGGCCTTCCTGCGGCTGCGGCAGAGATACCCGGGGCTCCGGTTGAGGGTGGTGGGGGATCCCCCGGACGGATTGACCGAGGGGGACGGGATCGAGATCGCCGGCAGGATCCCCAGGGAGGCGATGCCGGACGAGTATCGGCGGAGCGACCTGTTCGTCCTTCCGACCCTCGCCGACAACACGCCGGTCACCCTGATGGAGGCCATGGCCTCCGGCCTGCCGGCGGTGGCGACCGCGGTCGGCGGCATTCCGGAAATGGTGGTTCCCGGGGTCACGGGACGTCTGGTTCCGGCGGGCGACATCCCGGCCTTGACCGCGTCGATCGAGGGCCTGCTTGCCGATCCGTCCCTGCGGCGAGGCATGGGAGTGGCGAGCCGGAAGGTGGCTGAGACGAAATTCGCGCGGCAGAGAATGATTTCCCAGCTCGAGGATGTGTATGGAGTGGCCCCGGGGCGTGCGACGGGAACGGCAAGCCTCCCCACCCTGCCGGTCGCCATCCAGGAGGGGCGGCGATGAAGGCGGTCATACTCGCCGGCGGCCAGAACACGCATCTGGTGCCGATGGTCCAGACGGTACCCAAGCCGCTTCTGCCGGTGGCCAACCGGCCGATGGTGGAGTACATGCTCGATCTTCTCAGGAAGAACGGGGTCCGTGATGTGGTCCTGGCCGTCAACGCCGCCGAGGATCCCTATCAGGATGTCCTCGGAGACGGCAGGCGTTTCGGCCTGCGCCTGCGCTACTCGTACGAAACGCTTCCCCGGGGGACCGCGGGGTGCCTGCTGCCGATGGCGGACTTCATCGGCAGGGAGCCATTCCTGGTCATCCACGGGAGCCTGTTCCTGGATGTCGACTTGAAGGCTCTGGCGGAGTTTCACCAGTCCCGTGGGGCTCTGGCGACCCTCGGGGTGCGGCGCAACCCGGGGGGATCCCGGGACTGGCATCACATGGAATTGCGGCTCGGCGAGGGGGCCCGGGTCGAGGGCATCCAGATCCGCAACCTGTCGGACCGGGCGCAGTCCTCCGCGCTGCCCGTCGGGGTCTACGTCTTCGAGCCGGCGGTCCTTTCCGCCATCGAGCCCGAAGTCTATTACGACATCAAGGAGCAGCTCCTCCCCCGGTTGCGCCAGGACGGGAAGCCGGTCTTCGCCTGCGAGCTTCGGGGCTACAGCCGGGACATCCTCGAGATGAAGGACTACCTGAGCCTCAACCGATCCATTCTCCGCGGGGAGGTGAACGGGTACCGCTTCGACGGACAGATCGCCGACCGAGTCTGGGTGGGACGGGGAAGCGATGTGTCCCCGCGGGCCACTCTCCACGGGCCGGTGATGATCGGGCGCGACTGCATCATCGCTCCCGACGCCCAGATCATCGGCCCGGCCTGTGTCGGCGACGGCTGTGTCGTGGAGGAGGGGACGATCGTCAGGGAAAGCCTCCTGCTTCCGGGATCCCGGGTGGAACAGAATTCCAGCGTCGAAGGGTGCGTCCTGGCGGCCGATACCGTGATCGCCCCGGGCCAGACGCTTCGGGAGGTCGTCGCCATTCCGGAGAGCATGGATGTCGGGGCGATCGACCTGGCCGACACCGAGCTGCTCATACAGGGAGTGGCGGGCTCGGCCGGCCAGTATGCCCAGAGCCAGTTCCGGTACCTGCTCTACCAGACGTTCAAGCGGGGGTTCGACCTCGCGGTCGCGCTGGTCGGCCTCGTCGTTCAGCTTCCGCTGATCCTGGCCGTGGCGCTGGCGATCAAGTTCAACAGCCCCGGCCCGGTCTTCTTCCGGCAGCGGCGGTGCGGGCGCAACGGCCGGGAGTTCTGGATGGTCAAGTTCCGGACGATGGTCAGGGACGCCGAGAGATTGCAGGCGGAGCTTCGCCCGCTCAACGAGGTCGACGGGCCGGTCTTCAAGATAGAGAACGACCCGCGTTCGACCGCTCTCGGACGGTTCCTCCGCAAGTACAGCATCGACGAGGTGCCGCAGCTCTGGAACGTCCTGAAGGGGGAGATGAGCCTTGTCGGCCCCCGGCCGCTGGCCGCCCGGGAAATGCGGTTCTGCCCGGCCTGGCGCGACGTGAGGCTCAAGGTGGAGCCGGGCATCACCGGCCTGTGGCAGGTGAGCGGCCGGAGCAAGAGCTCGTTCCACGATTGGATCAGGTTGGACGTCGAATATGTCCGGGAGCGATCCGTGTTCCTGGATTTTCAGATTCTCTTCAAGACACTCGGCGTCGTGGTCCGGGCGCTGGGGTCCTCCTAACGGCGCAGACCGATGGCGCGAGGCGACTGAATGGCTGACGAGTCTCGACGGGAACAGGAGTTCGATCTAAGGACCTACCTCCAGGTCCTGAAGAACCGGAAGTGGCTCATCCTCGGTTTCACCGCGGCCCTGACCGTCGCGGTGGGAGTGGGGACTGCGCTCCAGCCCAAGGTCTACGAGGCAAAGGTCACGCTCCTGGTGGGCAGGGAGGCGCCGCGCCTGCTGACCTCCGACCCCATCCCGGGAGATCGCATCGGCCAGCGGGACTACCTCAAGACGCAGGCGGCCATTCTGAGCAGCCGGACTCTGCTACAGGGGGCCGTCAAGCGGCTGATGCCGGAAGGCCTCTACGGCATTGTGGCCAAGGACCGCGTCGAGGAGACATCCTCCAAGCTCGCCAAGGAGCTGCAGCCCCGGACGCGGGTCCAGACCGCCGAGGACACCCAGCTCATCACCGTCATCGTGGCAGGGGGAGTCCCGGATCGGGTGGCTCGAATCGCCAATGCCATCGCCGACGAATACGTGGCGAGCAACCAGGAATCAAAATCGATGCTGGCCAGTCAGGCGGTTGCCTGGCTCACGACCAAACTGGCCGAGCAGCGGGGCAAGCTGACCGAGGCGGAGGAGGAGCTGCGGGCCTACAAAGAGAAGGAGAACATCGTCGCCCCGGACGAGGCGGATCCGTTCTCGACGCTCAGCCTGAGCCGGATCAACGACGAGTACCTGACCACCCGGTTTCAGCGGATGGAAAGGCAGACCCGGCTTGCGGCGATGAAGCGGAACCGCGGTTCACGGCCCGCCCAAGGCCGCAGCTCGACGGCCGAGTCGCTGGACGCCGAGACCCAACGGAAGGTGCGGGAGAGCCTGGAGGCCGACTACATCCAGACCCGTCTCGATCTGCGAAAGCTGTCGGAGCGGTACGGCCCGGAACATCCCGATATCATCACCCTCACGGGGAAGGTGGCCAGAATACAGAAGGAGCTCGAGTCGCTCGAGCAGCCGATCGTCCGGACCGAGACGGCGCCCCCCGTGACCGACGCCCAGATCGCCGATCTGCAGGCCGAGCTGACGACCCTGACCCAGAAGGAGTCGGTGCTCGCCCAGACCTTGAAGGCCCAGAAGGCACAGTCCCGCAACCTGTCGAGGACGGGAGTGGCCTACTCCCTTCGCAAGCAGGCGGTGGACATGAACCGGCAGAGCTACAACGATCTCCTGAGCCGCCTCAACGACGCACAGCTCTCCGGTCAGATCAAGATCTCCGCCGTGCGGGTGCTCGACCGGGCCGAGCCTCCCGGCTCTCCCACGGAGCCGCAGCCGGTCAGGAACCTGATGGTGGCCGTCCTGCTCGGCCTGGTCCTGGGAGTCGGGCTCGCGACGCTCGCCGACAACCTCGATCGTCGGATCAGGAACCCCGAAGAGGCGGCGCGCTACCTTCGCCTGCCGCTCCTGACCGTCATTCCCGCTCTCGACATCAAGACGGAGGTCGGGAAGGGGGAGGGAAAGGCCGAGCTCGTCGCGTTCCATCGACCGCGGTCGCACGCCGCCGAGTGCTATCGGAACCTCAGGACTTCGATCCTGTTCTCGACCGGACGGCCGGTTCCGAAGACGATTCTGGTCACGAGCGCAGTCGGCGGAGAGGGGAAATCGACGACCGCCGCCAACCTGGCATTCGTCATGACACAGAGCGGCCGGAGAGTCCTCCTGGTCGACGCCGATCTCCGCCGCCCGGCCCTCCATCGCTACTTCGCGCGCGAGCGGAACCGGGGCATCGTCCGCCTCCTGAAAGAGAGCTGCCGACTGGAGGAGGCGGTCCAGGCCTCCTATGTCGAGCATCTGGACCTGCTCCTCTGCCCTTCGGTGCCCAGCAATCCCTCCGAGATGCTGGGGTCGGATCGGATGGTCGGGCTCATCGAGCAGTTCAAGAGCCGGTACGACGTGGTGGTGATCGATGCTCCCGTGGTCATCTCCGTCCCCGACGCGATCATCATGGCGTCCCGCGCGGAAGCGGTCCTCATGGTCCACCGCCCCGGGGCCGCCAGCCGGGAAATGGTCAGGCATGCGCGGGAGAAGCTGGACGAGGTGAAGGCCAACATCCTGGGCCTGGTCATGAACAACGTCGACCTCAAGAAGGATGGCTACCACTACCCGAATTATCTCTATTACGGCTACGGGGCCACGGAAGGCGAGAGCGTCCGGCAGGACTCGGGGGGGAAGAAGGCTTGAAGCTGATCATCCAGATCCCCTGCCTGAACGAGGAAGAGGCTCTCCCCGTCACACTCGCCGGCCTGCCCCGGACGCTCCCCGGAGTGGACGCTGTCGAGGTGCTGGTGATCGACGACGGTAGCACGGACGGGACGGTGGAGGTGGCACGGCGGATGGGGGTCGACCATTTGGTGAGATTCCCCCGGCATCAGGGGCTGGCCAGTGCGTTCCGGGCCGGGCTCGAGGCCAGCCTGCGGCTGGGAGCCGACATTATCGTCAATACCGACGCCGACAATCAGTACGACGCCCGGGATATGGAGCACCTGCTGCGGCCCATCCTGGACAGGACGGCCGACATGGTGGTGGGGGATCGCCAGATCCAGGGGCTGCGTCACTTCTCGGCGATCAAGAAGCTGCTGCACCGGCTCGGAGATCGGGTGATGGAGCAGCTGTCCGGAATCGAGCTCCTCGATTCCACGAGCGGGTTCCGGGCCTACAGCCGGGAGGCCGCGCTGAGGCTCAATGTCTTCTCGAAGTTCACCTACACGCTGGAGACGCTCATCCAGGCCGGCAAGAAGAATCTTGTCGTGGCCCACGTCCCGGTGCGGGTCAACCAGAAGCTGCGGGAGTCTCGATTGTTCCCCAACCTCTGGACCTATCTCAAGCGGTCGGTCAGCACCATGGTCCGGATCTACGCGATGTACGAGCCCTTGAAGGCGTTTTCCTATCTGGGGACCCTGGTGGGTGGAGTCGGGGCGGTCCTGTTGTTGCGCTTCCTCTACTACTTCCTGGCCGCCGGCGCGGGACCGGTCGGCAGGCTTCAGTCCCTCCTGGCGGGTGCCTCGCTGTCGGCGATGGGGCTCCTGCTGGTCCTGATCGGAGTCGTCAGCGACCTGATCGCGGCCAACCGGCACTTGGCGGAGGACATCCAGTATCGGATTCGTCGCATGGAGCTGGAGAGCGGCCGGAGGGGCGGGGAGAGGATCGAAAGCCTGGCCACGAAGGCGGCCGGGCCGACCGCGGTGGCGGGAAGAAAGTCATGACCACCAGGAAGATCCTCCTGACCGGAGGAGCGGGGTTCATCGGATCCCACTTGGCCGCGGCCCTGATCGAGCGGGGACATCGGGTGCGCGTGCTGGACATCATGGATCCCCAGGTGCACGGCGCCGACGCCCGGCGGCCGGAGACTCCGGGAGCCGAGATCATCCGCGGCGACCTGCTGGACCCAGAAACGCTGACCCGAGCCCTGAAGGGGGTCGAGGTGATCTTCCACCAGGCCGCCGCCGTGGGGGTGGGCCAGTCGATGTACGAGGCGGCCGCCTATACGCGGGTGAACAGCCTGGGGACGGCCATGCTGATGGAGAAGATCGCCACGCCGGACTCCCGGGTCGAGAAGGTGATCGTGGCTTCGTCGATGTCGATTTACGGGGAGGGGCGGTACCGCTGTCCGGCCTGCGGCCCGGTGGCGCCGGAGCCCCGCAGCCGGGAACGGCTCCGTTCCGGGAAGTGGGAGCCTCCGTGCCCGGCCTGCGGGCTGGATTTGACCCCGCTCCCGACCGATGAAGCCAAGCCGCTCCATCCAACCTCGGTCTACGCGGTGACCAAGCGAAGCCAGGAGGAGACGGTGCTGGTCATGGGGAAGTCGTATGGAATCCCGGCCGTGGCCCTGCGCTACTTCAATGTCTACGGCCCCGGGCAGGCCCTCTCCAATCCATACACCGGCGTGGCGGCGATCTTCTCCAGTCGCCTGCTCAACGGCAATCCCCCCTGCATGTTCGAGGACGGCAAGCAGAGCCGCGACTTCGTTCATGTGAGCGACATCGTCCAGGCGAACCTGCTGGCCATGGAGAAGTGCGATGCCGACTACCAGGTGCTCAACGTAGGGACGGGCACGCGGACGTCGCTGCACGAGCTCGTGCGAGGCCTGATGCGGAGACTCGCTCCGGAGAAGGCCATCGAGCCGAAGGTCCTGGGAACGTTCCGCGAGGGCGACATCCGGCACTGTTACGCCGACATCACGCGGATCCGCACCCGGCTGGGCTACGAGCCCAAGGTGGCGCTCGAGAAGGGATTTGACGATTTGGTTGAATGGGCCAGGACCCAAAAGCCCCTGGACCGGTTCGAATACGCCGCCGCGGAGCTTGCTTCCCGGGGGCTGGTGAGCGGCAATTAACGAAGACGAGAGGAGACAGACGACGATGTTCAAGGCATTGGTGACCAATCCGCCCTGGCCGGGCGAGGGCTACGGGGCGAGGGCTTCGGTCCGGTGGCCCCACAAGCGGAAGGACAAGAAGCTGGAGTACCCGATCTTCCTCTCGTATGCCGTGGCGCTGACCCGCCAGGCCGGCGTCGAAACGGCCTTCCTGGACGGGGTCGTGGACGAGCTGGGGATCGAGGCGTACGCCCGCGAGGTGAATCGGCTGGCGCCCGATTTCGTCGCCATGGAGTGCTCCACGCCGTCCATCGACCACGACCTGGCCTCGGTGCGCAAGATCAAGGAGCTCCGGCCGCGGACCTACGTTGCCCTCATGGGCTCCCATGCGACCTATTTTCACAAGCAGCTCCTGGAAGAGCACCCGGAAGTCGACGCCATCATCCGCGGTGAGTTCGAGATCACCATCCGGGAGACCGCCCTCGCGCTCAAGAGGGGCACCCCCCTCTCCGACGTCGCGGGCCTGACCTTCCGTGAGGGGACCGGGATTCGCGTCACACCCGACCGGCCGATGGACTTCGACCTCGACAGCTGGCCCTATCCGGCCCGGGACATCGTTCCCATCGAGAAGTACCAGACCGCCCAGTACCAGGGGACGAACGGAACGTTCATGCTGTCCAGCCGCGGCTGTCCCTACCGCTGCACCTTCTGCCTCTGGCCGGGGACGATGGTGGGGCGGGACTTCCGGGCCAGGAGGCCGGAGTCGGTGGTCGACGAGATGGAGCACCTCGTCAAGCAGCACGGGGTGGACGACATCTATTTCGACGATGACACCATGACCATCGATCGCGAACGCCTCCTCGAAATCTGCCGCCTGATCCAGGAGCGGGAATTAAAAGTTCATTGGATCGCCATGGGCCGCGTCGACACGGTGGACGAAGCGCTCCTGCGCGAGATGCGCAAGGCCGGCTGCGACAACGTCTACCTGGGGGTCGAATCGGGCTCCCAGGAGATCCTGAAGCGGCTCAAGAAGGGGATCCAGCTCTCCCAGGTGGTGACGGCGTTCAAGGCGGCCCGGAGGGCCGGGATCAAGACCCAGGCCTTCTTCATGCTGGGCGGCCCCGGAGAGACCAAGGAAACCCTGAAGGAGACCATCGAGTTCGCGATTCGCCTGGATCCCGACAATGCCCAGTTCGCCGCGGCGGTCCCTTATCCCGGGACTGAAATGTACGAGGAATCGGTCCGCAAGGGTTACCTGAAGGCCCAGACCTGGGAGGATTACGCCGCCCGGGACATCGTCCTGGAAACGGAGACGCTGTCGCGCCTGGATCTGGAGAAGGCGCGCCTGGAGGCCTATCGTCGGTTCTACCTGCGTCCCAGGTTCATCCTTCGCACCCTCGGGCGGCTGACCAGCATCCGTGAGCTCCGCCGCGTCTTCCGGGGAGGGCTCTCCATTTTCAGCCGCCTGATCTACTTCTCCCAGAACGTGCGCCGCAAGTCGCGTGGAGCGCCCGCCGGAGTGCTGAAACAAGCGTGAGATGACGATCTACTACTGGGGGACCTACGATCGCGATTATCCGAGGAATCGCATCCTGATCGCCGGACTGCGGGCGAACGGCGCGGAGGTCCGGGAGTTCCATTTTCCCATCTGGCGAGGCCCGGCCGACAAGGTGCGCCGGGCCGGCTCGGGCTGGATTCGGCCTGCGCTTCTGTTCCGGTGGGCCTGGGCGTACCTGATTCTGTCCGTCCGGCTCCTGAGGGCGCCGCGTCCCGATTTCCTGTTCGTGGGCTACTCGGGGCATTTCGATGTCTTTCCCGCCTGGTGTCTCAGCCGCATGCGTCGAGTTCCCCTGGTTTTCGATGCCTTCCTTTCTCTCTACGACTCGCTGGTCCTCGATCGAGGCATCGTGGCGAAGGATGGTTGGCGGGCGCGATTCCTGGCGGCGGTGGATGCCACCGCCTGCCGGCTCGCCGATCGCATTCTGCTGGACACCCGGGCGCACGTGAGCTTCTTCTGCGAGACCTTCCGGGTGCCGCGGGAGAAATTCTGGGAGCTGCCGATTGGCGCCGACGACAACGTGTTCCGTCCCGGAGCGGCGCTCGCCCGGAACGGGCATCCATATACCGTGATCCACTTCGGCCGCTACATCCCGCTGCACGGCCTGGAGACGATCGTCCGGGCCGCCAGGCGACTGGAGGAGGAAGGCCAGCCGGTACGATTCCTCCTGGTGGGGGACGGGGAAGGGCGGCGGCGGATCGAAGACCTGGCCCGGACGCTCGGGACGACCTCGATCCGGTTCGAGGACTCCCTGGCGCCTCGGGATCTTGCCGAGAGCATCCGGCAGGCCGATCTCTGCCTGGGGATTTTCGGGGTCACGGACAAGGCGGCCCGGGTGGTGCCCAACAAGGTCTATGAGGCGCTCGCCTCGGGAAAACCTCTGGTGACCGGCGACTCACCCGCGGCTCGGGAGTTTCTGACGGACGAGCTCGACTGCCTCCTGTGTGAACGGGGAGACCCGGGAGCCCTGGCCAGCGCCATCCGCAGACTGCAGACTGACCCGGAGCTGTCCCGGAGGCTGGGGGACAACGGTCGACGCCGCTTCGAGGCCAAGGCATCCCCGGCGGTGATCGGTCGGGAGCTTGTGGACAGGCTGCTGACCTGGCGGCACGAGGGGAGACATGCGGCCTGATTCCCCCTCGCGTCGCGAATGGATCGGTGTGGCGGTGCTCCTGGGCCTGGCCCTGCTTCTCCGGGTGGGATTCATCCTGCAGCAGCCGGCGGGCTTTTACTTCGAGGATTCGCTGGACTTCGACAAGGCCGCCCGGACCTTCCTGGACACCGGCCATTTCGATGCCCGATACTACCGCTCACCGATTTACCCGCTCCTGCTGACGGCCAGCTATCGCCTGTTTGGTTTCTCCCTCACCCCGTTCCGGATCCTGCAGGCACTGCTCACCGTCGGGATGTGCGTATGCGTCTGGGTCCTGGGTCGGCGTTATTTCGGTGCGAGGGCGGGGATGCTGGCCCTCGCGGGAGCGGCTCTGTTCCCCGTCCACGTGATCCTCCCGGGGATCGAATACCCCCTCGTTCCCGGGACGTTCCTGATCTGGGTCGCCCTGGCGCTGTTCGCCCGGGCTCCGGGCGAAGAGGAAAGGAAGCCGGCGCGGATCGTCGCTGCGGGTGTCGTGACCGGTCTGGCCATCATGCTCTTCGAGGGGGGGCTGGTCGCGGCCTTCTTCCTGGTGCTCTGGGCGCTCGCGGAACGCCGCCCAATGCGGCTCCGGATGCGGACAGCCGCCATGCTGCTTCTGGCTTGCCTGCTC contains:
- a CDS encoding radical SAM protein is translated as MFKALVTNPPWPGEGYGARASVRWPHKRKDKKLEYPIFLSYAVALTRQAGVETAFLDGVVDELGIEAYAREVNRLAPDFVAMECSTPSIDHDLASVRKIKELRPRTYVALMGSHATYFHKQLLEEHPEVDAIIRGEFEITIRETALALKRGTPLSDVAGLTFREGTGIRVTPDRPMDFDLDSWPYPARDIVPIEKYQTAQYQGTNGTFMLSSRGCPYRCTFCLWPGTMVGRDFRARRPESVVDEMEHLVKQHGVDDIYFDDDTMTIDRERLLEICRLIQERELKVHWIAMGRVDTVDEALLREMRKAGCDNVYLGVESGSQEILKRLKKGIQLSQVVTAFKAARRAGIKTQAFFMLGGPGETKETLKETIEFAIRLDPDNAQFAAAVPYPGTEMYEESVRKGYLKAQTWEDYAARDIVLETETLSRLDLEKARLEAYRRFYLRPRFILRTLGRLTSIRELRRVFRGGLSIFSRLIYFSQNVRRKSRGAPAGVLKQA
- a CDS encoding glycosyltransferase, whose amino-acid sequence is MTIYYWGTYDRDYPRNRILIAGLRANGAEVREFHFPIWRGPADKVRRAGSGWIRPALLFRWAWAYLILSVRLLRAPRPDFLFVGYSGHFDVFPAWCLSRMRRVPLVFDAFLSLYDSLVLDRGIVAKDGWRARFLAAVDATACRLADRILLDTRAHVSFFCETFRVPREKFWELPIGADDNVFRPGAALARNGHPYTVIHFGRYIPLHGLETIVRAARRLEEEGQPVRFLLVGDGEGRRRIEDLARTLGTTSIRFEDSLAPRDLAESIRQADLCLGIFGVTDKAARVVPNKVYEALASGKPLVTGDSPAAREFLTDELDCLLCERGDPGALASAIRRLQTDPELSRRLGDNGRRRFEAKASPAVIGRELVDRLLTWRHEGRHAA